A single Dethiosulfovibrio peptidovorans DNA region contains:
- a CDS encoding formate--tetrahydrofolate ligase, protein MSFLSDIEIAQQAKMKPITEVATQLGIGEEDLEHYGKYKAKVSYDLWDRIKDNDDGKLILVTAITPTAAGEGKTTTSVGLAQALAKLGKKTTLALREPSLGPVFGVKGGAAGGGYSQVVPMEDINIHFTGDLHAITAAHNLLAAMLDNSLQQGNELDIDQRRIVFKRVLDMNDRALRNIVIGLGGKPNGVPREDGFDITVASEVMAILCLASGISDLKARLAKIIVAYNRNGDAVTAGDLGAQGAMAMLLKDALKPNLVQTLEHVPAFIHGGPFANIAHGCNSVMATKYGLKLADYFVTEAGFAADLGAEKFLDIKCRLAGLKPNAVVIVATVRALKLHGGLSKDKLGEVNMEALAAGIPNLEKHIENMKSFGLPVVVAINAFPTDTPEELKLVEEKCAALGAPVALSEIWAKGGDGGIDLAKKVMAACDMPNDFHFLYDEKLSPREKITTIATKIYGADGVAFTDKAEKDLKAIHDLGMDDLLICMAKTQSSISDDPNKKGRPTDFTITVREVRVSAGAGFIVAITGSIMTMPGLPKKPAALAIDVDERGRISGLF, encoded by the coding sequence ATGTCATTTCTGTCAGATATTGAGATCGCCCAGCAAGCAAAGATGAAGCCCATCACCGAGGTCGCAACCCAACTTGGCATCGGCGAGGAGGATCTGGAACACTACGGCAAGTACAAGGCCAAGGTCTCCTACGACCTGTGGGACCGGATAAAAGATAACGACGACGGTAAGCTTATCCTGGTTACGGCAATAACGCCTACGGCCGCCGGAGAAGGAAAAACAACCACGTCTGTCGGTTTAGCCCAGGCTCTGGCTAAGTTAGGTAAAAAGACGACCCTGGCCCTCCGAGAGCCCTCTCTGGGACCAGTCTTCGGCGTCAAAGGCGGGGCCGCGGGCGGCGGCTACAGTCAAGTGGTCCCCATGGAGGACATCAACATTCACTTCACCGGCGACCTCCACGCCATCACCGCCGCCCATAACCTTTTGGCAGCGATGCTGGACAACTCGCTTCAACAGGGTAACGAGCTTGACATCGATCAACGGCGAATTGTCTTCAAGAGAGTCTTGGACATGAACGATCGAGCCCTTCGAAATATCGTTATCGGCCTGGGAGGCAAGCCTAATGGCGTTCCTCGTGAAGATGGCTTCGATATCACCGTCGCATCAGAGGTCATGGCCATCCTCTGTCTGGCCTCGGGGATCTCTGATCTGAAAGCCCGTTTGGCTAAGATCATCGTGGCCTACAATAGGAATGGTGACGCTGTAACCGCCGGTGATCTGGGAGCCCAGGGAGCTATGGCTATGCTTCTGAAGGACGCTTTGAAACCCAACCTGGTCCAAACTCTGGAGCACGTACCGGCTTTCATCCACGGTGGCCCCTTTGCCAATATCGCCCACGGCTGTAACAGCGTCATGGCCACCAAGTATGGCCTCAAGCTGGCCGACTATTTCGTTACCGAGGCGGGCTTCGCCGCCGATCTGGGGGCCGAGAAGTTTCTGGACATCAAATGTCGGCTGGCAGGTCTCAAGCCCAACGCCGTTGTCATCGTCGCCACAGTTCGAGCTTTGAAACTACATGGCGGGCTTTCGAAGGACAAGCTAGGCGAGGTGAACATGGAGGCCCTGGCGGCCGGAATCCCCAACCTGGAAAAACATATCGAGAACATGAAATCCTTTGGCCTGCCCGTGGTCGTCGCCATCAACGCCTTCCCCACGGATACCCCGGAGGAACTCAAGCTTGTCGAGGAGAAGTGCGCCGCCTTAGGAGCTCCCGTGGCCCTCTCGGAGATCTGGGCTAAAGGGGGCGATGGTGGCATTGACCTGGCCAAGAAAGTTATGGCCGCCTGCGACATGCCCAACGATTTTCATTTCCTCTACGATGAAAAACTCAGTCCCAGGGAGAAGATCACCACTATCGCCACCAAGATCTACGGAGCCGACGGAGTAGCCTTCACCGATAAGGCCGAGAAGGACCTGAAAGCAATCCACGACCTTGGGATGGACGACCTGCTCATCTGCATGGCAAAAACTCAGTCGTCTATCTCGGACGACCCCAACAAGAAAGGCCGCCCAACGGATTTCACCATCACCGTTCGAGAGGTGCGGGTCTCTGCCGGAGCGGGTTTTATCGTAGCCATCACAGGCTCCATCATGACCATGCCAGGTCTGCCCAAAAAACCGGCAGCCTTGGCCATCGATGTCGACGAACGAGGACGTATCTCGGGCCTGTTCTAG